The proteins below come from a single Miscanthus floridulus cultivar M001 chromosome 1, ASM1932011v1, whole genome shotgun sequence genomic window:
- the LOC136509868 gene encoding transcription factor bHLH57-like isoform X2 translates to MERMQLQLQGPIASSLWADKQQQQAASTSAAAAAAQMPFLALLQGAGVVVEAEEEQQQHDGRKRQAFARAVSDLDLLESCVTQAVAPAAAAAASAPVSSSTERRRKRPRPRARAAPPPEKRRKPEEAESQRMTHIAVERNRRRLMNDHLASLRSLIPSCYIPRSDQATVVGGAIDYVKQLEQQLVALQAAAAGRRGGTGAGAAVATAASAASDGVFVSPQYASYSDSRGGLGAGVDVEATAAVGGHVRVRVAGRRWPGRLVRAVAALEDLRLAVLHLAVTSVGHDAVVYCFNLKMEEGCEVATADEVATVVHQIFAYAAGACC, encoded by the exons ATGGAGAggatgcagctgcagctgcaaggGCCCATCGCCTCTTCGCTG TGGGcggacaagcagcagcagcaggcggccAGCACCAGCGCCGCGGCAGCGGCAGCGCAGATGCCCTTCCTGGCGCTGCTCCAGGGCGCCGGCGTCGTggtggaggcggaggaggagcagcagcagcatgacGGGCGCAAGCGGCAGGCCTTCGCGCGCGCCGTCTCAGACCTCGACCTGCTCGAGAGCTGCGTCACGCAGGCGGTGGCTCCTGCGGCTGCGGCGGCAGCGTCTGCGCCCGTGTCCAGCAGCACCGAGAGGCGGCGGAAGCGGCCGAGGCCCCGcgcgcgcgccgcgccgccgccggagaaGCGCAGGAAGCCCGAGGAGGCCGAGAGCCAGCGGATGACGCACATCGCCGTGGAGCGCAACCGGCGGCGCCTCATGAACGACCACCTCGCCTCGCTCCGCTCCCTCATCCCCTCCTGCTACATCCCCCGC AGCGACCAGGCGACAGTGGTGGGTGGCGCGATCGACTACGTGAAgcagctggagcagcagctggtGGCGCTGCAGGCGGCCGCGGCCGGGCGTCGCGGCGGTACCGGCGCCGGCGCAGCTGTGGCCACGGCCGCGTCGGCCGCGTCGGACGGCGTGTTCGTGTCCCCGCAGTACGCGAGCTACTCGGACTCGCGCGGCGGCCTCGGCGCCGGCGTGGACGTGGAGGCGACGGCCGCGGTGGGCGGGCACGTGCGCGTGCGCGTCGCGGGGAGGCGGTGGCCGGGGCGGCTCGTACGCGCCGTCGCCGCGCTCGAGGACCTCCGCCTGGCGGTCTTGCACCTCGCCGTCACCTCCGTCGGACATGACGCCGTCGTGTACTGCTTCAACCTCAAG ATGGAGGAAGGGTGCGAGGTGGCGACGGCGGACGAGGTGGCGACGGTGGTGCACCAGATCTTCGCCTACGCCGCCGGCGCATGCTGCTGA
- the LOC136509868 gene encoding transcription factor bHLH57-like isoform X1 → MQRNINSPAPAACRCRFLSLPCPLLFLLFSFPNVVAVAAALPARTHNSMRATVLDALPRRSTTRSLFCCCTCCSCFSIGLLMMCLSCSPSGDGVATTVAVMEQWADKQQQQAASTSAAAAAAQMPFLALLQGAGVVVEAEEEQQQHDGRKRQAFARAVSDLDLLESCVTQAVAPAAAAAASAPVSSSTERRRKRPRPRARAAPPPEKRRKPEEAESQRMTHIAVERNRRRLMNDHLASLRSLIPSCYIPRSDQATVVGGAIDYVKQLEQQLVALQAAAAGRRGGTGAGAAVATAASAASDGVFVSPQYASYSDSRGGLGAGVDVEATAAVGGHVRVRVAGRRWPGRLVRAVAALEDLRLAVLHLAVTSVGHDAVVYCFNLKMEEGCEVATADEVATVVHQIFAYAAGACC, encoded by the exons ATGCAAAGGAATATTAATTCCCCTGCTCCTGCTGCATGCCGCTGCCGCTTCCTTTCCCTTCCCTGCCCTCTCTTGTTCCTCCTTTTCTCCTTCCCTAATGTCGTCGCAGTGGCGGCAGCTCTGCCGGCACGCACGCACAATTCAATGCGCGCCACTGTACTCGATGCTCTTCCTAGGAGATCGACTACTAGGAGTCTCTTTTGCTGTTGTACTTGCTGCTCCTGTTTCTCGATCGGCTTGCTGATGATGTGCCTTTCTTGCTCCCCTTCCGGCGATGGCGTGGCGACGACGGTGGCGGTAATGGAACAGTGGGcggacaagcagcagcagcaggcggccAGCACCAGCGCCGCGGCAGCGGCAGCGCAGATGCCCTTCCTGGCGCTGCTCCAGGGCGCCGGCGTCGTggtggaggcggaggaggagcagcagcagcatgacGGGCGCAAGCGGCAGGCCTTCGCGCGCGCCGTCTCAGACCTCGACCTGCTCGAGAGCTGCGTCACGCAGGCGGTGGCTCCTGCGGCTGCGGCGGCAGCGTCTGCGCCCGTGTCCAGCAGCACCGAGAGGCGGCGGAAGCGGCCGAGGCCCCGcgcgcgcgccgcgccgccgccggagaaGCGCAGGAAGCCCGAGGAGGCCGAGAGCCAGCGGATGACGCACATCGCCGTGGAGCGCAACCGGCGGCGCCTCATGAACGACCACCTCGCCTCGCTCCGCTCCCTCATCCCCTCCTGCTACATCCCCCGC AGCGACCAGGCGACAGTGGTGGGTGGCGCGATCGACTACGTGAAgcagctggagcagcagctggtGGCGCTGCAGGCGGCCGCGGCCGGGCGTCGCGGCGGTACCGGCGCCGGCGCAGCTGTGGCCACGGCCGCGTCGGCCGCGTCGGACGGCGTGTTCGTGTCCCCGCAGTACGCGAGCTACTCGGACTCGCGCGGCGGCCTCGGCGCCGGCGTGGACGTGGAGGCGACGGCCGCGGTGGGCGGGCACGTGCGCGTGCGCGTCGCGGGGAGGCGGTGGCCGGGGCGGCTCGTACGCGCCGTCGCCGCGCTCGAGGACCTCCGCCTGGCGGTCTTGCACCTCGCCGTCACCTCCGTCGGACATGACGCCGTCGTGTACTGCTTCAACCTCAAG ATGGAGGAAGGGTGCGAGGTGGCGACGGCGGACGAGGTGGCGACGGTGGTGCACCAGATCTTCGCCTACGCCGCCGGCGCATGCTGCTGA